From one Gadus morhua chromosome 8, gadMor3.0, whole genome shotgun sequence genomic stretch:
- the LOC115548241 gene encoding cAMP-specific 3',5'-cyclic phosphodiesterase 4B isoform X3, with the protein MPDANYLLSVSWGYIKFKRMLNRELNHLSMMSQSGSQVSEYLSNTFLDQPHDVELPCPVPKAQGRKRRQGPQSQHGSQHAAVQHQQAGGGGTLPQISGVRKVSLTSGAVVSRFGVKTDQEELLSKDLEDINKWGLNIFSVALHSHNRPLTCTMYAIFQERDLMRTFRIQADVLVTFLLTLEDHYHSDVAYHNSLHAADVAQSTHILLSTPALHGVFTDLEVLAAIFAAAIHDVDHPGVSNQFLINTNSELALMYNDESVLENHHLAVGFKLLQEDNCDIFQNVCKKQRQMLRRMVIDMVLATDMSKHMSLLANLKTMVETKKVTSSGVLLLDNYTDRMQVLRNMVHCADLSNPTKSLDLYRQWTGRIMEEFFHQGDRERQRGMEISPMCDKHTASVERTQVGFIDYIVHPLWETWADLVHPDAQDILDTLEDNRNWYQSMIPQSPSPPLYSSDGEGGRPGEEEEEEEEEEEELEGGPLGSSTFQFEVTLEQQDSGLGTGSDAPREANGVTDGGEEDRNGVALSET; encoded by the exons ATGCCTGACGCCAACTacctgctctctgtctcctgggGATACATCAAG ttCAAGAGGATGCTGAACCGAGAGCTCAACCACTTGTCTATGATGAGCCAGTCGGGTAGCCAAGTGTCAGAGTACCTCTCCAACACCTTCCTCG ACCAGCCCCACGACGTGGAGCTGCCCTGCCCGGTGCCCAAGGcccaggggaggaagaggaggcagggcCCCCAGAGCCAGCACGGCTCCCAGCACGCCGCCGTCCAGCACCAGCAGGCCGGCGGGGGCGGGACCCTGCCCCAGATCAGCGGCGTGCGCAAGGTCAGCCTGACCTCTGGCGCCGTGGTCAGCCGCTTCGGCGTGAAGACGGACCAGGAGGAGCTGCTGTCCAAG GACCTGGAGGACATCAACAAGTGGGGGCTGAACATCTTCAGCGTGGCACTGCACTCCCACAACCGCCCGCTCACCTGCACCATGTACGCCATCTTCCAG GAGCGAGACCTGATGCGTACGTTCCGGATCCAGGCGGACGTCCTGGTGACCTTCCTGCTGACGCTGGAGGACCACTACCACAGCGACGTGGCGTACCACAACAGCCTGCACGCCGCCGACGTGGCCCAGTCCACGCACATCCTGCTGTCCACGCCCGCGCTCCAC GGAGTCTTTACAGACCTAGAGGTCCTGGCCGCCATCTTTGCTGCTGCTATCCATGACGTGGACCACCCGGGGGTCTCAAACCAGTTCCTCATCAACACCA actCTGAGCTGGCCCTGATGTACAACGATGAGTCGGTgctggagaaccaccacctcGCTGTGGGCTTCAAGCTGCTGCAGGAGGACAACTGTGACATCTTCCAGAACGTCTGCAAGAAGCAGAGGCAGATGCTGCGGCGGATGGTGATCGACATG GTGCTGGCGACGGACATGTCCAAACACATGAGCCTGCTGGCCAACCTGAAGACCATGGTGGAGACCAAGAAGGTGACCAGCTCCggagtgctgctgctggacaaCTACACCGACCGGATGCAG gTTCTTCGTAACATGGTGCACTGCGCCGACCTCAGCAACCCCACCAAGTCCCTGGACCTGTACCGCCAGTGGACCGGCCGCATCATGGAGGAGTTCTTCCACCAGGGCGACCGCGAGAGGCAGCGCGGCATGGAGATCAGCCCCATGTGTGACAAACACACGGCCTCCGTGGAGAGGACGCAG gtgGGCTTCATCGACTACATCGTCCACCCGCTGTGGGAGACGTGGGCCGACCTGGTGCACCCCGACGCCCAGGACATCCTGGACACGCTGGAGGACAACCGCAACTGGTACCAGAGCATGATCCCCCAGAGTCCCTCCCCGCCGCTCTACAGCAGCgacggggaggggggccggcccggcgaggaggaggaggaggaggaggaggaggaggaggagctggaggggggCCCTCTGGGGAGCTCCACCTTTCAGTTTGAGGTGACCCTGGAGCAGCAGGACAGCGGGCTGGGGACGGGGTCGGACGCCCCCCGAGAGGCCAACGGTGTGACggacgggggagaggaggacaggaacgGCGTCGCCCTGTCGGAGACATAA